In Bacteroides coprosuis DSM 18011, the following are encoded in one genomic region:
- a CDS encoding Isoleucyl-tRNA synthetase (COGs: COG0060 Isoleucyl-tRNA synthetase~HAMAP: Isoleucyl-tRNA synthetase, class Ia~InterPro IPR002301:IPR002300:IPR013155~KEGG: bfs:BF2367 isoleucyl-tRNA synthetase~PFAM: Aminoacyl-tRNA synthetase, class Ia; Valyl/Leucyl/Isoleucyl-tRNA synthetase, class I, anticodon-binding~PRIAM: Isoleucine--tRNA ligase~SPTR: Isoleucyl-tRNA synthetase;~TIGRFAM: Isoleucyl-tRNA synthetase, class Ia~IMG reference gene:2504107111~PFAM: tRNA synthetases class I (I, L, M and V); Anticodon-binding domain~TIGRFAM: isoleucyl-tRNA synthetase), translating into MSKKFTEYSQLDLSKVNKDILKKWDENDVFSKSMTEREDCPSYVFYEGPPSANGMPGIHHVMARTIKDIFCRYKTMKGFQVKRKAGWDTHGLPVELGVEKALGITKEDIGKKISVADYNAACRKDVMKYTKEWEDLTHQMGYWVDMSDPYITYDNRYIETLWWLLKQLHKKGFLYKGYTIQPYSPAAGTGLSSHELNQPGCYRDVKDTTTVAQFAIKNPKPEMSAWGDPFFIAWTTTPWTLPSNTALCVGLKIDYVAVQTYNTYTQKPITVILAKNLVNTYFNSKAADLNLEDYKEGDKLIPFKIVAEYKGADLVGMEYEQLIPWVKPNEGAFKVISGDFVTTDDGTGIVHIAPTFGADDANVAKAAGVPPLQLISKKGELRPMVDLTGKFYKIDELDEDFVKERVNVELYGEYAGCFVKNAYDPNLTEDDESLDIAICMMLKKNNQAFKIEKFVHSYPHCWRTDKPVLYYPLDSWFIKSTACKERMMELNKEINWKPESTGTGRFGKWLENLNDWNLSRSRYWGTPLPIWRNEDGDEEICIESVENLYNEIEKSVAAGFMKSNPYKDKGFVPGTYSTENYDKIDLHRPYVDDIILVSSKGEPMKRELDLIDVWFDSGAMPYAQIHYPFENKELLDNKEVYPADFIAEGVDQTRGWFFTLHAIATMVFDTKAYKNVISNGLVLDKNGNKMSKRLGNGVDPFHAIEKYGSDPLRWYMVTNSSPWDNLKFDEEGIDEVKRKFFGTLYNTYSFFALYANVDNFRYQEEDIPMNERPEIDRWIISVLNSLIKEVDKCLNDYEPTKAGRLISDFVNDNLSNWYVRLNRKRFWGGDYTNDKIAAYQTLYTCLEVVSKLMAPISPFYADMLYNDLMTIKVGKNVDSVHLAKFPEFNDSLIDKTLEVQMQMAQQATSMVLALRRKVNIKVRQPLQGIMIPVVDDAQKAHIEAVQELIMNEVNIKEIKFVDETAGVLVKRVKCDFKKLGPRFGKRMKSVAAAISSLEQNKIAELEKSGKLTLELPDGPAEVTTADVEIFSEDIPGWLVANEGTLTVALDVTITNDLRKEGIARELVNRIQNLRKSKGFEITDKINITLSKNEAINEAVKENKAYICNQVLGESLELVDNVENGDELDFEDYVLSIKVIKA; encoded by the coding sequence ATGAGTAAAAAATTTACAGAATACTCTCAATTAGATCTATCAAAGGTCAATAAAGATATTCTTAAAAAATGGGACGAGAACGATGTGTTCTCAAAAAGTATGACCGAACGTGAGGATTGTCCATCCTACGTTTTCTATGAAGGACCTCCATCTGCTAATGGAATGCCCGGTATTCACCACGTAATGGCTCGTACTATTAAGGATATTTTCTGTAGATACAAGACAATGAAAGGCTTTCAGGTTAAAAGAAAAGCTGGATGGGATACTCACGGTTTACCTGTAGAGCTTGGTGTTGAAAAAGCATTGGGTATTACTAAAGAAGATATAGGTAAAAAGATTTCTGTAGCAGACTATAATGCAGCTTGTCGTAAAGATGTCATGAAGTACACCAAAGAGTGGGAAGATTTAACTCACCAAATGGGGTATTGGGTAGATATGTCAGATCCATATATTACTTATGATAATCGATATATTGAAACCTTATGGTGGCTGTTAAAGCAGTTACATAAAAAAGGATTTTTATACAAAGGGTACACCATTCAACCTTATTCACCAGCAGCGGGTACAGGTTTAAGCTCTCATGAACTGAATCAACCAGGCTGTTATCGTGATGTTAAAGACACAACAACTGTAGCACAATTTGCAATTAAAAATCCAAAGCCTGAAATGAGCGCTTGGGGAGATCCATTCTTTATTGCATGGACAACAACTCCTTGGACTCTTCCTTCAAATACTGCTCTTTGCGTTGGACTAAAGATTGACTATGTAGCTGTTCAAACTTACAATACATATACACAAAAGCCTATTACTGTAATTCTTGCAAAGAATCTAGTAAATACCTATTTTAACTCAAAAGCAGCAGATCTTAATCTTGAAGATTATAAAGAAGGAGATAAGCTAATTCCTTTCAAAATTGTAGCCGAATACAAAGGTGCCGATTTAGTGGGAATGGAATATGAACAACTTATTCCTTGGGTTAAACCAAACGAAGGAGCATTCAAAGTTATTTCTGGAGACTTTGTTACTACTGATGATGGTACTGGTATCGTTCATATTGCTCCAACTTTTGGTGCAGATGATGCTAATGTTGCTAAAGCAGCAGGTGTACCTCCATTGCAATTAATAAGCAAGAAGGGTGAGCTTCGTCCGATGGTCGATTTAACAGGTAAATTCTATAAAATAGATGAACTAGATGAAGACTTCGTAAAGGAAAGAGTGAATGTTGAACTATATGGTGAGTATGCAGGATGTTTTGTAAAGAATGCATACGATCCTAATTTGACTGAAGATGATGAATCTCTTGACATCGCTATCTGTATGATGCTTAAGAAGAATAATCAAGCCTTTAAAATAGAAAAATTTGTTCACAGTTACCCACACTGCTGGAGAACCGATAAGCCTGTATTGTATTATCCTCTAGATAGCTGGTTCATCAAATCAACTGCTTGTAAAGAGCGTATGATGGAATTGAACAAAGAAATCAATTGGAAACCAGAATCAACAGGTACTGGTCGTTTTGGCAAATGGTTGGAAAACTTAAACGATTGGAACTTAAGCCGTTCTAGGTATTGGGGTACTCCATTGCCTATCTGGAGAAATGAAGATGGTGATGAAGAAATATGTATTGAATCTGTTGAGAATTTATACAATGAAATAGAAAAATCAGTAGCAGCTGGATTTATGAAATCCAATCCTTATAAGGATAAAGGATTTGTTCCAGGAACATATTCTACTGAAAACTATGATAAGATTGACTTACATCGCCCTTATGTAGATGATATTATATTGGTGTCATCAAAGGGTGAGCCCATGAAACGTGAATTGGATCTTATTGACGTGTGGTTTGACTCAGGTGCTATGCCTTATGCTCAGATCCATTATCCATTTGAAAATAAAGAATTGTTGGATAATAAAGAAGTGTATCCAGCCGACTTTATTGCTGAAGGTGTTGACCAAACTAGAGGTTGGTTCTTTACTTTACATGCTATTGCTACTATGGTGTTTGATACTAAAGCATATAAAAATGTGATATCAAATGGTTTAGTACTCGATAAGAATGGAAATAAGATGTCAAAACGTTTGGGTAATGGAGTAGATCCTTTCCACGCCATTGAGAAATATGGCTCAGATCCCTTACGTTGGTATATGGTAACCAACTCTTCTCCATGGGATAACCTGAAGTTTGATGAAGAAGGAATTGATGAAGTAAAACGTAAATTCTTTGGAACTTTATATAATACTTATTCATTCTTTGCTTTGTATGCAAATGTAGATAACTTTAGGTATCAAGAGGAAGATATTCCAATGAATGAACGTCCAGAAATAGATCGTTGGATTATTTCTGTACTAAACTCCCTGATAAAGGAAGTAGACAAATGCTTGAACGATTATGAACCGACTAAGGCAGGACGTTTGATTTCCGATTTCGTGAATGACAACTTGTCGAATTGGTATGTTCGTCTAAATCGTAAACGCTTCTGGGGTGGCGATTATACAAATGATAAAATCGCTGCTTACCAAACTCTTTATACTTGCTTAGAAGTTGTGTCTAAGTTAATGGCTCCTATATCTCCATTTTATGCAGATATGTTGTACAATGACTTGATGACTATTAAAGTAGGCAAGAATGTAGATTCTGTACACTTAGCTAAGTTCCCAGAGTTTAATGACTCATTAATTGATAAAACTTTGGAAGTCCAAATGCAAATGGCTCAACAAGCTACTTCTATGGTATTAGCTCTACGTCGTAAGGTTAACATTAAAGTTCGTCAGCCACTACAAGGAATTATGATTCCAGTAGTTGATGATGCTCAAAAGGCTCATATTGAGGCTGTGCAAGAACTAATCATGAACGAGGTAAATATCAAAGAGATAAAATTTGTTGATGAAACAGCTGGAGTCTTGGTTAAGCGTGTAAAATGTGATTTTAAAAAGCTCGGACCTAGATTTGGTAAACGCATGAAGAGTGTAGCAGCAGCTATTTCTTCATTAGAACAAAACAAAATCGCTGAACTTGAAAAGTCTGGAAAATTAACTCTTGAACTACCTGATGGTCCTGCAGAGGTTACAACTGCAGATGTAGAAATCTTCAGTGAAGATATCCCAGGATGGTTGGTAGCGAATGAGGGTACTCTAACTGTAGCATTGGATGTAACAATAACCAATGATTTACGTAAGGAAGGTATTGCTCGTGAGTTAGTGAATAGAATCCAAAATTTACGTAAGTCTAAGGGCTTTGAAATAACAGACAAGATAAATATTACATTGTCTAAAAATGAGGCTATAAATGAGGCTGTAAAAGAAAATAAAGCCTATATTTGTAACCAAGTTTTAGGAGAGTCCTTAGAACTAGTTGATAACGTAGAAAATGGAGATGAGTTAGACTTTGAAGATTATGTCTTGTCTATAAAAGTTATCAAGGCTTAG
- a CDS encoding tRNA/rRNA methyltransferase (SpoU) (COGs: COG0566 rRNA methylase~InterPro IPR013123:IPR001537~KEGG: bfs:BF2372 putative tRNA/rRNA methyltransferase~PFAM: tRNA/rRNA methyltransferase, SpoU; RNA 2-O ribose methyltransferase, substrate binding~SPTR: Putative tRNA/rRNA methyltransferase;~IMG reference gene:2504107116~PFAM: SpoU rRNA Methylase family): MSLSKAKIKLIRSLDQKKYRKEHQLFVAEGPKLVDELIGYFNCKLLVATQDWIQEHSNYHTEELILATQDELSKASALKTPQQVIALFEQPQYEIDNKAMQHSLCLALDGVQDPGNLGTIIRLADWFGIEHIYCSQDTVDIYNTKTIQATMGGLARVKIHYTSLTEIIKQNPNIPIYGTFLDGENIYDKQLEQKGLIIMGNEGKGISDELQELVSHKLYIPNYPMNKESAESLNVAIATAIVCSEFRRQASI, from the coding sequence ATGTCATTAAGTAAAGCTAAGATTAAATTAATTCGATCACTTGATCAGAAAAAATATAGGAAGGAACACCAACTCTTTGTAGCAGAAGGACCTAAATTAGTAGATGAACTAATAGGATACTTTAATTGCAAATTACTTGTAGCAACTCAAGATTGGATTCAGGAACACTCCAACTACCATACCGAAGAACTTATTTTAGCTACACAAGATGAATTATCTAAAGCGAGTGCATTGAAAACGCCACAACAAGTCATTGCTCTATTTGAGCAACCCCAATATGAAATAGATAATAAAGCGATGCAGCATTCTTTGTGTTTAGCTCTAGATGGAGTGCAAGACCCAGGAAATCTAGGTACAATTATACGCTTAGCAGACTGGTTTGGTATTGAGCATATTTATTGTTCTCAAGACACTGTAGATATCTATAATACCAAAACAATTCAAGCTACTATGGGCGGATTAGCTCGTGTAAAGATACATTATACTTCGCTCACCGAGATAATCAAGCAGAACCCAAATATCCCCATTTACGGGACATTTCTTGATGGAGAGAACATATATGATAAGCAACTAGAGCAAAAAGGACTTATTATTATGGGCAACGAAGGAAAAGGCATTTCCGATGAATTACAAGAATTGGTTTCTCACAAACTCTATATTCCCAATTATCCTATGAACAAAGAGTCTGCTGAATCACTCAATGTGGCTATTGCTACAGCTATTGTCTGCTCCGAATTTAGAAGACAAGCTAGTATCTAA
- a CDS encoding Haloacid dehalogenase domain protein hydrolase (COGs: COG1011 hydrolase (HAD superfamily)~InterPro IPR005834~KEGG: fjo:Fjoh_0862 hydrolase~PFAM: Haloacid dehalogenase-like hydrolase~SPTR: HAD superfamily hydrolase;~IMG reference gene:2504107115~PFAM: haloacid dehalogenase-like hydrolase), whose protein sequence is MNNIKVIAFDADDTLWENETFFRIVEAKFYSLLEEYISPQELSAELYKTETGNLGIYGYGIKGFMLSMIETALRVSQNKVKADIIAQIIALGKEQLAEPVKILPGVETVLRSLKDKYKLVLATKGDLVDQKRKLNLSGLNPYFSHVEIMNDKTIHEYKQLIDDLNCSPCEFLMIGNSLKSDVQPILELGGYAAHIPFHVTWSHEQIDKPIEPKRFVELHQIEDVLTYIP, encoded by the coding sequence ATGAATAATATAAAAGTGATTGCATTTGATGCAGATGATACCCTTTGGGAAAATGAAACGTTCTTTCGAATTGTTGAGGCTAAGTTTTACTCTTTACTTGAAGAGTATATTTCTCCTCAGGAGCTGTCTGCAGAGTTGTATAAAACGGAAACAGGCAATTTAGGAATATATGGTTATGGAATAAAGGGATTTATGCTTTCAATGATTGAAACAGCATTGAGAGTTTCTCAAAATAAGGTTAAGGCAGATATTATTGCTCAAATTATAGCTTTAGGCAAAGAACAGCTTGCTGAACCTGTAAAGATATTGCCTGGTGTAGAGACGGTGTTGAGGAGTTTAAAGGATAAATATAAACTAGTTTTAGCCACTAAAGGTGATTTAGTTGACCAAAAAAGGAAGTTGAATTTATCAGGGTTAAACCCGTACTTTTCTCATGTAGAGATAATGAACGATAAAACCATTCACGAATACAAACAGCTCATAGACGATTTGAATTGCTCTCCTTGTGAGTTTCTGATGATTGGTAATTCTTTGAAATCGGATGTCCAACCGATATTAGAGTTAGGAGGGTATGCCGCTCATATTCCTTTTCATGTAACTTGGAGTCATGAGCAGATTGATAAACCCATTGAACCAAAACGTTTCGTGGAGTTGCATCAGATAGAAGATGTTTTGACGTATATACCCTAA
- a CDS encoding DnaK suppressor protein, putative (KEGG: bth:BT_0807 DnaK suppressor protein, putative~SPTR: Putative uncharacterized protein;~IMG reference gene:2504107112~PFAM: Prokaryotic dksA/traR C4-type zinc finger): protein MAEKNRYTDTELEEFRSIIMEKLELAQRDYDLLTGSIRGTDGNNTDDTSPTYKVLEDGAATLSKEETARLAQRQLKFIQGLQAALIRIRNKTYGICRVTGKLIPAERLRAVPHATLSIEAKMDGKRRR, encoded by the coding sequence ATGGCTGAAAAGAATCGCTATACAGACACTGAACTAGAAGAGTTTCGCTCCATTATAATGGAAAAGCTAGAACTCGCTCAAAGAGACTATGATTTGTTGACAGGAAGTATTAGAGGTACTGACGGAAATAATACGGATGATACTTCACCAACCTATAAAGTCTTAGAAGATGGAGCAGCCACTCTTTCAAAAGAAGAAACTGCTCGTTTAGCTCAACGACAATTAAAGTTTATTCAAGGCTTACAAGCTGCTCTTATAAGAATAAGAAATAAAACTTATGGTATTTGTCGTGTAACTGGAAAATTAATTCCTGCTGAGCGATTAAGGGCTGTGCCTCATGCTACATTAAGTATTGAAGCAAAAATGGATGGAAAAAGAAGAAGATAA
- a CDS encoding putative lipoprotein (KEGG: bfs:BF2370 putative lipoprotein~SPTR: Putative uncharacterized protein;~IMG reference gene:2504107114), with protein MSRFSSIIKYVSIVVLLIVTTSCGPQRPSNVLPPEKMKAFLYDFHIAKAFGDDADYSERYNRSIYVDDVYLKHGITKEQFDSSMSWYARNLSDLVEIYDSVRSAIDTNKVMIDELVALQYQVPLVTAPGDSVNIWPWYEIYRLTGTPLNNRVTFDLPVDSNFRVGDRFELNVHFNYEYENQLDSLSAAIMQMALYFNNDSSLIDTRTIYKSDLYQMSLQADSLGELKNIKGFIYLPPQVKEQRLLVDSISLYRYHMQQKDSLSQDVDSIHISKPDSLQQVIKEVQQEELSLENELQIQELDSVKR; from the coding sequence ATGAGCAGATTTTCATCTATTATAAAGTATGTTTCTATAGTTGTTTTATTAATTGTAACAACAAGCTGTGGTCCTCAAAGACCCTCTAATGTGTTACCTCCAGAGAAAATGAAAGCATTTTTATATGATTTTCATATAGCCAAAGCTTTTGGTGATGATGCTGATTACTCTGAGAGATACAATAGAAGTATATATGTAGATGATGTGTATTTAAAGCATGGTATAACCAAAGAGCAGTTCGATTCTTCGATGTCTTGGTATGCTCGTAATTTATCTGATTTAGTAGAAATCTACGATAGTGTGAGAAGTGCAATTGATACAAATAAAGTGATGATAGATGAGCTTGTAGCCTTGCAATATCAAGTACCTTTAGTAACAGCTCCTGGTGATAGTGTAAATATTTGGCCTTGGTATGAGATATATCGTCTTACAGGAACTCCTTTAAATAATAGAGTAACCTTCGATTTACCTGTTGATAGTAACTTTAGAGTAGGAGATCGATTTGAGCTGAATGTACACTTTAATTATGAATATGAGAATCAGTTAGATTCACTAAGTGCTGCTATTATGCAAATGGCTTTATACTTCAATAATGATTCATCGTTGATAGATACTCGAACGATTTATAAATCGGACTTATATCAAATGTCATTACAAGCAGATAGCTTAGGTGAGTTGAAAAATATTAAAGGGTTCATTTATTTACCTCCTCAAGTAAAGGAACAGAGATTATTGGTTGATTCAATTTCTTTGTACCGTTATCATATGCAGCAGAAGGACTCTTTATCACAAGATGTAGATTCAATCCATATTAGTAAACCAGATAGTTTACAACAAGTGATAAAGGAGGTACAGCAAGAGGAATTAAGCTTGGAGAATGAATTACAAATTCAAGAATTAGATTCTGTAAAGCGATAA
- a CDS encoding Peroxiredoxin (COGs: COG0450 Peroxiredoxin~InterPro IPR000866:IPR019479~KEGG: bfs:BF2360 putative thioredoxin peroxidase~PFAM: Alkyl hydroperoxide reductase subunit C/ Thiol specific antioxidant; Peroxiredoxin, C-terminal~PRIAM: Peroxiredoxin~SPTR: Thioredoxin peroxidase;~IMG reference gene:2504107110~PFAM: C-terminal domain of 1-Cys peroxiredoxin; AhpC/TSA family), giving the protein MRSLIGRKAPKFSAAAVINGGEIVQDFSLEQYIGKKYVVFFFYPMDFTFVCPTELHAFQEKIDEFEKRGVAVVGCSVDSEQSHWAWLNTPKNEGGIQGVKYPIVADFSKEISEKFGVLAGRYAPDENGDWVIDGAPVAYRGLFLIDKEGTVRHCVINDLPLGRSVDEAIRVVDALQHFEEYGEVCPANWSKGKEALKDTHEGVADYLSEH; this is encoded by the coding sequence ATGAGATCATTAATTGGTAGAAAAGCACCTAAATTTAGTGCTGCAGCAGTGATAAATGGTGGTGAAATAGTTCAAGATTTCTCTTTAGAACAATACATAGGAAAGAAGTATGTTGTATTCTTCTTTTACCCAATGGACTTTACTTTTGTTTGTCCTACAGAACTTCATGCATTCCAAGAAAAAATAGATGAATTTGAAAAACGTGGAGTGGCAGTAGTTGGTTGCTCTGTAGATTCAGAACAATCACACTGGGCATGGTTGAATACTCCTAAAAATGAAGGTGGTATTCAAGGCGTAAAATATCCTATTGTTGCCGATTTCTCTAAAGAAATTTCAGAAAAATTTGGTGTACTAGCAGGTAGATATGCTCCAGATGAAAACGGAGACTGGGTTATTGATGGTGCTCCAGTAGCTTATAGAGGTCTGTTTTTGATTGATAAAGAAGGAACAGTTCGTCATTGTGTTATTAATGATTTACCTCTAGGACGTAGTGTAGATGAAGCTATCCGTGTGGTAGATGCTCTACAACATTTTGAAGAATACGGTGAGGTTTGTCCTGCAAACTGGTCAAAAGGTAAAGAAGCATTGAAAGATACTCATGAAGGTGTAGCTGATTACTTAAGCGAACACTAA
- a CDS encoding Lipoprotein signal peptidase (COGs: COG0597 Lipoprotein signal peptidase~HAMAP: Peptidase A8, signal peptidase II~InterPro IPR001872~KEGG: bfs:BF2369 lipoprotein signal peptidase~PFAM: Peptidase A8, signal peptidase II~SPTR: Lipoprotein signal peptidase;~IMG reference gene:2504107113~PFAM: Signal peptidase (SPase) II) produces the protein MGKNASKGKIALFTIISVLIIDQIIKVWVKTSMFWHESHRVTDWFHIYFTENNGMAFGLEFIGKLFLTSFRIVAVILIGWYLYKIIKQGKKTGYIVCFSLILAGALGNIIDSVFYGVLFSESTYSQIATFMPEGGGYAPLMYGRVVDMFYFPIIDTIWPTWVPMVGGTRFVFFSPIFNFADAAISCGMIALLIFYGKYFSKAIQ, from the coding sequence ATGGGTAAAAATGCGTCTAAGGGTAAAATAGCTTTATTTACTATTATTTCTGTGTTAATTATTGATCAGATCATAAAGGTATGGGTAAAAACTAGTATGTTTTGGCATGAAAGCCATCGTGTTACAGATTGGTTCCATATTTACTTTACAGAGAATAATGGTATGGCATTTGGCTTAGAGTTTATTGGAAAATTATTTTTAACATCATTCCGAATTGTTGCAGTTATTTTAATCGGTTGGTATTTGTATAAGATTATTAAGCAAGGTAAGAAGACTGGCTATATTGTCTGTTTTTCTTTGATTCTAGCAGGAGCTTTGGGAAATATCATCGATAGTGTTTTTTATGGGGTTCTATTTAGTGAAAGTACTTACTCACAAATAGCTACATTTATGCCTGAAGGGGGAGGATATGCTCCTCTTATGTATGGTAGGGTAGTAGATATGTTCTATTTCCCGATAATTGATACGATATGGCCTACTTGGGTTCCCATGGTAGGTGGCACAAGGTTTGTATTCTTTAGTCCTATCTTCAACTTCGCTGATGCTGCAATTAGCTGTGGAATGATTGCCTTATTGATATTCTACGGCAAATATTTTAGCAAAGCTATTCAGTAA